The following coding sequences lie in one Oikeobacillus pervagus genomic window:
- the flhB gene encoding flagellar biosynthesis protein FlhB has translation MNYLSLNLQFFAGEKTEKATPKKKQDSRKKGQVAKSQDVNTAIGLLFVFGFLLIASTFMGTGVFKVFEHTFQHYMLMPLTENNLKMISFEMMKELAMISGPIMLVALIAGIVANYMQVGFLFTGEPLKPKLDKIDPIKGFKRIFSLRAIVELLKSILKISFVGAVTFIILWLNIDQVLGLSFQSLKDTLTTVGSLTVQMGLAASFALLFLSLLDYLYQRYDFEKNLRMSKQDIKDEYKNTEGDPLIKSRIKQRQREMAMKRMMQEVPEADVVITNPTHYAIALKYDEEKMDAPFVVAKGVDYLAQKIKYIANENDVMMVENRPLARALYDQAEIGEVIPEEFFKAVAEILAYVYRIKNKL, from the coding sequence TTGAACTATTTATCCCTTAACCTTCAGTTTTTCGCTGGTGAAAAAACAGAAAAAGCCACACCAAAGAAAAAACAAGATTCTAGGAAAAAAGGACAAGTGGCCAAAAGCCAAGATGTGAATACAGCGATTGGGTTACTTTTTGTGTTTGGCTTTTTGCTTATTGCTTCAACCTTCATGGGAACAGGTGTTTTTAAAGTGTTTGAGCACACGTTTCAACATTATATGCTTATGCCCCTTACGGAAAATAATTTAAAGATGATTTCATTCGAAATGATGAAGGAATTAGCGATGATTTCAGGGCCGATTATGCTTGTTGCCCTCATTGCAGGGATTGTGGCCAATTATATGCAAGTAGGTTTTTTGTTTACGGGTGAACCTTTGAAACCAAAATTAGACAAAATCGATCCAATTAAAGGGTTTAAACGAATTTTCTCCTTACGGGCGATTGTGGAATTATTAAAATCTATTTTAAAAATATCCTTTGTTGGCGCGGTCACCTTCATCATTCTTTGGCTGAATATTGACCAAGTGCTTGGCCTTTCCTTTCAATCTTTAAAAGACACTTTAACAACGGTTGGGTCTTTAACAGTTCAAATGGGTTTAGCGGCTTCTTTTGCGTTATTATTTTTATCTCTATTAGACTATCTTTACCAAAGATATGATTTTGAGAAAAATCTTCGGATGTCAAAGCAAGATATTAAAGATGAGTATAAAAATACAGAAGGGGATCCGCTCATTAAATCACGGATCAAACAAAGGCAAAGGGAAATGGCGATGAAAAGGATGATGCAGGAAGTTCCCGAAGCAGATGTCGTCATTACGAACCCGACCCATTATGCGATTGCACTGAAGTATGATGAAGAGAAGATGGATGCTCCCTTTGTTGTTGCAAAGGGTGTCGATTATTTAGCGCAAAAAATCAAATATATTGCAAATGAAAATGATGTCATGATGGTTGAAAATCGACCGTTAGCACGGGCATTATACGACCAAGCTGAAATCGGTGAGGTTATTCCAGAAGAGTTTTTTAAAGCGGTGGCGGAAATTTTAGCTTACGTTTACCGAATCAAAAATAAATTGTAA
- a CDS encoding MinD/ParA family protein, whose product MKDQAESLRLKIMKAQGKQATTVAVVSGKGGVGKSNFSMNFAISLAKNGKKVLLFDLDIGMGNIHILSGQVVDRSIADFFAGEYELEEIILQGPNEISYVFGGSGLAQIVEWSQTTFERWLDALESLQYEYDYFLFDMGAGATSESLELLMSVDEMIVLTTPEPTAITDAYSMMKYIQLMVKDKSFYLVCNRAETKREGVGTLERLSITMRKFLQKEVNILGVLPEDPVVKKAVIAQTPFLIHYPKSSISRSLELVVQKYLSNDERTIDSTLKRNFIHRLRHFFFER is encoded by the coding sequence ATGAAGGATCAAGCAGAATCTTTGCGTTTAAAAATAATGAAAGCGCAAGGTAAACAAGCAACAACCGTTGCCGTTGTAAGTGGAAAAGGCGGAGTAGGAAAATCTAATTTTTCAATGAACTTTGCGATTTCTTTAGCGAAGAACGGGAAGAAAGTTCTCCTTTTTGATTTAGATATTGGAATGGGGAATATTCATATTTTATCTGGGCAAGTCGTGGATCGCTCCATTGCGGATTTTTTTGCGGGGGAGTATGAACTAGAAGAAATTATACTACAAGGACCTAATGAAATATCGTATGTATTCGGTGGTTCTGGATTAGCCCAAATCGTAGAATGGTCCCAAACGACTTTTGAACGATGGCTCGATGCTCTTGAATCGCTCCAGTATGAGTATGATTATTTTTTGTTTGATATGGGAGCAGGGGCTACTAGTGAAAGCTTGGAACTACTGATGTCCGTCGATGAGATGATCGTCCTTACGACTCCAGAACCAACGGCGATTACGGATGCTTATTCTATGATGAAGTATATTCAGCTAATGGTTAAGGATAAATCGTTTTATCTCGTTTGTAATCGAGCGGAGACAAAGCGGGAAGGAGTAGGAACTTTAGAACGATTGTCAATCACAATGAGGAAATTTTTACAAAAAGAAGTCAACATACTAGGAGTCCTTCCAGAGGATCCTGTTGTAAAAAAAGCGGTGATTGCGCAAACTCCTTTTCTGATTCATTACCCTAAATCCTCTATTTCGAGGTCCCTTGAACTCGTTGTTCAAAAATATCTTTCAAATGATGAAAGAACGATTGATTCCACTTTGAAAAGGAACTTTATTCATAGGTTACGACATTTTTTCTTTGAAAGGTAG
- a CDS encoding protein-glutamate methylesterase/protein-glutamine glutaminase, which translates to MAKKKVLVVDDSAFMRKLISDFLSSHPKLEVIGIARNGKDALRKIKQLKPDVLTMDVEMPEMNGLEALKLIMENNPLPVVMLSSTTKEGTENTIEAMENGAIDFIAKPSGNISLDLHKVKDELIQKVLSASHVQVSKLKQPSSYENDLVIDGKLTMNEKHSSAYRSDRWRTTSKKIIVIGTSTGGPRALQEVLTRLPADIHAPILIVQHMPPKFTKSLATRLNRLCKIKVKEAEDGEILQLGTAYIAPGDYHLKVKEIGGTVAVHLDKTPPRNGHRPAVDVLFESVSPLHFDKIAVVMTGMGSDGANGLVKLKREGNVRAIAESKDTSVVFGMPKSAIATHLIDDVRPVNQIAKAILKYLP; encoded by the coding sequence ATGGCGAAAAAGAAAGTGTTAGTTGTCGATGATTCTGCTTTTATGAGGAAATTAATTTCGGACTTTTTATCTAGTCACCCCAAGCTTGAGGTCATTGGGATTGCTCGTAATGGGAAAGATGCACTAAGAAAAATAAAACAATTAAAACCAGATGTTCTCACAATGGATGTAGAAATGCCAGAAATGAACGGTTTAGAGGCTTTAAAGTTGATTATGGAAAACAATCCGCTCCCGGTCGTGATGCTTTCAAGCACGACAAAAGAAGGGACCGAAAATACCATCGAGGCGATGGAGAATGGTGCCATCGATTTTATTGCCAAACCTTCAGGAAACATCTCATTAGATTTACATAAGGTTAAAGATGAGCTTATACAAAAAGTTCTGTCAGCAAGCCATGTACAAGTTTCCAAATTGAAACAACCATCTTCCTATGAAAATGATCTCGTCATAGATGGAAAATTAACCATGAATGAGAAACATTCCTCTGCATATCGGAGTGATAGATGGAGAACGACCTCAAAGAAAATAATTGTGATCGGTACTTCAACTGGGGGTCCACGTGCATTGCAGGAAGTCCTAACGAGACTACCTGCAGATATCCATGCACCGATTTTAATCGTTCAACATATGCCACCAAAATTTACAAAATCATTAGCTACTCGTTTGAATCGCCTTTGTAAGATCAAGGTGAAGGAGGCAGAAGACGGGGAGATATTACAACTCGGAACCGCTTATATTGCTCCAGGGGATTATCATTTAAAAGTCAAGGAAATAGGTGGGACTGTCGCTGTTCATTTGGACAAAACTCCTCCAAGAAATGGGCATCGTCCAGCTGTTGATGTGTTGTTTGAATCGGTTAGTCCATTACATTTTGATAAAATTGCTGTCGTTATGACAGGGATGGGGTCGGACGGGGCTAATGGTCTTGTGAAATTGAAAAGAGAAGGAAATGTTCGGGCGATTGCGGAGTCTAAAGATACAAGTGTTGTCTTTGGAATGCCAAAATCGGCCATAGCAACCCATTTAATCGATGATGTTAGACCTGTTAATCAAATTGCCAAGGCGATCTTAAAGTATTTGCCATAG
- the flhF gene encoding flagellar biosynthesis protein FlhF: MKVKKYMAPSMPEAMKRIRAELGEQAVILNSRMVYSGGFLGLFKKKNIEVIAAMDPEVNHLRPQLKDKPKIISKDSVQPRMQPIDEEKDKETLAITKEMKELRTLIHQLSDRQSLRIEAYPDDIQRILIQLSDQGVENIYLHQIGEHLLTKWKESKEEIEFLTIREWTLNFLKNKIAPIQGTLPPFTKKFVNVVGPTGVGKTTTLAKCASLAVLEQRKKIAFITTDTYRIAAIEQLKTYGNLLNVPVEVVYKLSDFQKAVEKFNDFDHIFIDTAGRNYRDPVYVEELKKVIDFDEDMDTYLVLSLTAKQQDLEEIIEIFEKAPITQFIFTKMDETRSCGALFNLMMKYGKGVAFITNGQNVPDDLIEADAEIMTKLLLEVEKK, translated from the coding sequence TTGAAAGTAAAGAAATATATGGCCCCCTCTATGCCAGAGGCAATGAAGCGAATTCGTGCAGAACTTGGTGAACAAGCAGTTATTTTGAACTCAAGGATGGTTTATTCAGGCGGTTTTTTAGGTTTATTTAAAAAGAAAAACATAGAAGTCATTGCAGCGATGGATCCTGAAGTGAATCATCTTCGCCCTCAGCTGAAAGACAAACCAAAAATTATCTCGAAAGACTCAGTACAACCAAGAATGCAACCGATTGACGAAGAAAAGGATAAGGAAACACTGGCTATTACGAAAGAAATGAAAGAGCTGAGAACCCTTATTCATCAATTATCAGATAGGCAATCACTGCGGATTGAAGCATATCCAGATGACATCCAGAGAATTCTCATCCAGCTTTCGGATCAAGGAGTCGAAAACATTTATCTCCATCAAATAGGTGAACATTTATTAACGAAATGGAAAGAATCGAAAGAGGAAATTGAGTTTTTAACGATTAGAGAATGGACTTTGAATTTTTTGAAAAACAAAATAGCTCCCATTCAAGGAACACTTCCTCCTTTTACGAAAAAATTCGTTAATGTAGTGGGTCCCACAGGTGTAGGGAAAACAACAACATTAGCTAAATGTGCCTCTTTGGCGGTGCTTGAACAAAGGAAAAAAATTGCCTTTATTACGACAGACACGTATAGAATTGCTGCCATCGAGCAGTTAAAAACATATGGAAACCTATTAAATGTTCCTGTAGAAGTCGTGTACAAACTTTCAGATTTTCAAAAAGCAGTGGAAAAGTTTAACGACTTTGACCATATCTTTATTGACACTGCCGGAAGAAACTACCGTGACCCTGTGTATGTAGAAGAGTTAAAAAAAGTGATCGATTTTGATGAGGATATGGATACGTACTTAGTGCTTAGTTTAACGGCTAAACAGCAAGATTTAGAGGAGATCATTGAAATATTTGAGAAAGCACCAATCACCCAATTTATTTTTACAAAAATGGATGAGACACGTAGTTGTGGAGCTTTATTTAATTTAATGATGAAATATGGAAAAGGAGTTGCTTTTATCACGAATGGTCAAAATGTACCAGATGATCTGATTGAAGCGGATGCTGAGATCATGACCAAACTTTTACTTGAGGTTGAGAAAAAATGA
- the flhA gene encoding flagellar biosynthesis protein FlhA translates to MKARDISVLLSVILIVAMLVIPFPPGLLSLLIICNISLALLVLLISMNMREPLQFSVFPSLLLLLTLFRLGLNVSTTRSILSKGEAGGVVETFGTFVVGGNVVVGLVVFLILVIIQFVVITKGSERVSEVAARFTLDAMPGKQMSIDADLNAGMISEQEARERREKVSRESDFYGAMDGATKFVKGDAIAGIIIVLINLIFGMIIGVAQQDLGFAEAATRYSLLTVGDGIVSQIPALLISTATGIVVTRAASNGNLGEDIMSQLLAYPMMLYVAGGTIFLLGLTTPINDILTIPVALALITGGYMLGKTPKHAEEELLELEEEVETEEMKSPESVVNLLNIDPIEFEFGYGLIPLADANQGGDLLDRIVMIRRQLAIELGLVIPVVRIRDNIQLQPNEYRIKIKGSEMAKGELFLDHYLAMSPGGDDDSIEGIDTIEPSFGLPAKWITENEKEQAEILGYTVVDPPSVVSTHITEIIKANAHDLLGRQETQQLIDHLKETYPILIEEVTPNPLSVGEVQKVLAKLLKENVSIRNLPIIFETLADYAKMTSDTDLLTEYVRQALSRQITNQFAENGETLKVITLSRQIEKTIADGVQQTEHGNYLSIDPTESQKILEAIAEQAEQLSYMQQTPILLCSPAIRMYVRQLSERYFPQLPILSYNELEANIEVQSVGVVNMN, encoded by the coding sequence ATGAAAGCAAGAGATATATCTGTTCTATTAAGTGTTATTTTAATAGTGGCGATGCTCGTGATACCATTTCCGCCGGGGCTATTAAGTTTACTCATCATTTGTAATATTTCTCTTGCTTTGCTTGTTTTATTAATTTCTATGAATATGAGAGAGCCCTTGCAATTCTCGGTCTTTCCTTCTTTATTATTACTCTTAACTTTGTTCCGTCTTGGTTTAAATGTGTCGACAACGCGTTCCATTTTGAGTAAGGGGGAGGCAGGCGGCGTTGTCGAGACGTTTGGAACATTCGTAGTGGGCGGAAATGTTGTGGTAGGACTTGTTGTATTCTTAATTTTAGTGATTATCCAATTTGTTGTCATTACAAAAGGTTCTGAGAGGGTTTCCGAAGTTGCGGCACGTTTCACGTTGGATGCGATGCCGGGGAAACAAATGAGTATTGATGCGGATTTAAACGCTGGGATGATTTCTGAACAAGAAGCAAGAGAACGAAGAGAAAAGGTTAGTCGAGAGAGTGATTTTTACGGAGCGATGGATGGTGCCACGAAATTTGTCAAAGGGGATGCCATTGCTGGTATTATAATCGTCTTGATCAACTTAATTTTCGGAATGATTATCGGAGTGGCTCAGCAAGATTTAGGATTTGCAGAGGCAGCTACTAGATATTCTCTATTAACTGTCGGGGATGGAATTGTCAGCCAAATTCCGGCATTACTCATTTCTACAGCCACCGGTATTGTCGTCACAAGAGCGGCTTCAAATGGGAATCTCGGGGAAGATATTATGTCACAGCTACTAGCGTATCCGATGATGTTATATGTAGCTGGCGGGACTATCTTTCTCCTCGGCCTAACTACTCCTATTAACGACATTTTGACGATTCCGGTTGCATTAGCGTTAATCACCGGAGGGTATATGCTCGGGAAAACACCAAAACATGCAGAGGAAGAGTTGCTTGAGCTAGAAGAAGAGGTAGAAACGGAAGAAATGAAAAGTCCTGAGAGTGTTGTCAACTTATTGAATATCGATCCGATTGAATTTGAATTTGGTTATGGGTTGATTCCATTAGCGGATGCGAACCAAGGCGGGGATTTATTAGACCGTATTGTCATGATTCGCCGTCAATTAGCAATTGAACTTGGCCTTGTCATTCCAGTGGTACGAATTCGCGATAATATTCAACTTCAACCAAATGAATATCGTATCAAAATTAAAGGGAGTGAGATGGCTAAGGGTGAGCTTTTTCTTGATCATTATTTAGCGATGAGTCCGGGGGGAGACGATGATTCAATTGAAGGAATAGATACGATTGAACCTTCATTCGGACTACCTGCGAAATGGATTACCGAGAATGAGAAAGAACAGGCTGAAATTTTAGGTTACACAGTGGTAGACCCACCTAGTGTTGTCTCCACTCATATCACAGAGATCATTAAAGCAAATGCTCATGATTTATTAGGAAGACAGGAAACACAACAATTAATTGATCATCTAAAAGAAACATACCCGATTTTAATTGAAGAAGTTACCCCAAATCCACTATCAGTAGGGGAAGTACAAAAAGTATTAGCGAAATTATTAAAAGAAAATGTTTCCATTCGTAATTTACCGATCATTTTTGAAACATTGGCTGATTATGCCAAAATGACATCCGATACAGATTTGCTCACTGAATATGTTAGACAAGCTCTTTCAAGACAAATCACGAATCAATTCGCTGAAAATGGTGAAACATTAAAAGTTATTACACTATCAAGGCAAATCGAAAAAACGATAGCAGATGGGGTTCAACAGACAGAACATGGGAACTATTTATCCATTGATCCAACTGAATCTCAAAAAATATTAGAGGCGATTGCAGAACAAGCAGAACAATTGTCTTATATGCAACAAACTCCGATTCTATTATGCTCGCCTGCCATTCGGATGTATGTACGACAATTGTCAGAAAGGTATTTTCCGCAGCTTCCGATTCTATCTTACAATGAATTGGAAGCGAATATCGAAGTACAAAGTGTAGGGGTGGTGAACATGAATTGA
- the fliP gene encoding flagellar type III secretion system pore protein FliP (The bacterial flagellar biogenesis protein FliP forms a type III secretion system (T3SS)-type pore required for flagellar assembly.) yields MNEFMQFFNNSSPENVATSVKLLLLLTVLSLAPSILILMTCFTRIIIVLSFVRTSLATQQMPPNQVLVGLSLFLTFFVMAPTFQQVNDQALTPLFNNDIQLEEAYTRASVPFKDFMSEHTRQKDLELFLSYTEAERPKTIEDIPLTVMVPAFALSEIKTAFQIGFMIFIPFLVIDMVVASVLMSMGMMMLPPVMISLPFKILLFVLVDGWYLVIQSLLQSFK; encoded by the coding sequence ATGAATGAGTTTATGCAATTTTTTAATAACAGCTCACCTGAAAATGTCGCAACATCTGTTAAACTTTTACTTTTATTAACCGTCCTTTCTTTAGCGCCAAGCATATTAATTTTAATGACTTGTTTTACTAGGATCATTATTGTTCTATCATTTGTCCGGACATCACTCGCTACACAGCAAATGCCTCCTAACCAAGTGTTAGTTGGGCTAAGTTTGTTTTTAACTTTTTTCGTTATGGCACCAACTTTTCAACAAGTAAATGACCAAGCATTAACACCATTGTTCAATAATGATATTCAGCTTGAAGAGGCCTATACTCGAGCGAGTGTGCCCTTTAAAGATTTTATGAGTGAACATACTAGGCAGAAAGATCTTGAATTGTTTTTAAGTTATACAGAAGCGGAAAGACCAAAGACGATTGAGGATATCCCTTTAACAGTTATGGTTCCTGCTTTTGCATTAAGCGAGATCAAAACAGCGTTTCAAATCGGCTTTATGATCTTCATTCCTTTTCTAGTGATCGATATGGTCGTTGCAAGTGTCCTCATGTCGATGGGGATGATGATGCTTCCACCTGTGATGATTTCATTGCCTTTTAAAATATTATTATTTGTTTTAGTGGATGGTTGGTATTTAGTTATTCAGTCATTGTTACAAAGTTTTAAGTAG
- a CDS encoding chemotaxis protein CheA, whose product MELNQYLDVFIDESKEHLQSVNEHLLELEKNPENLDIVNEIFRSAHTLKGMSATMGYEDLANLTHKMENVLDGIRNHKIQVTVELLDVVFASVDDLEAMVLDIAAGGDGKRNVTEIVQKLQKIEKGESLESDPSQEVAAAVAEESVSTNQQYDEFELTVIQQSTEQGFSCYEMTVRLRSDCLLKAARVYMIFEVLEKCGEVIKSTPSVEQLEDEQFDDSFMVTIVTKEPKEDIEKKVMKVSEVESVVGTEISAEFLRKKSVEKEEKIAKDQDHVQKNNATTSQTSQNKKKQTTSSTAKKSSKKQQVVSNKTIRVNIERLDILMNLFEELVIDRGRLEQISTDLNHPELNETVERMSRISGDLQNIILNMRMVPVETVFNRFPRMVRKLARDLNKQINLEIVGAETELDRTVIDEIGDPLVHLIRNALDHGIETPEVRKANGKPEEGTVVLKAYHSGNHVFIEIEDDGAGINREKVLHKALSKGVVSEEVAETLTDKQVYELILASGFSTAEKVSDVSGRGVGLDVVKTTIESLGGSITIDSVEGTGSIFSIQLPLTLSIISVMLVEVEKEKYAIPLSSIIETAIVKKEDILNAHNQKVIDFRGKVVPLVFLEEVFEVPNENEEDDFYSIVVVRKGDKMAGLVVDSFIGQQEVVLKSLGDYLTNVFAISGATILGDGQVALIVDCNSLIK is encoded by the coding sequence ATGGAATTGAATCAATATTTAGATGTATTTATTGATGAAAGTAAGGAGCATTTACAATCAGTTAACGAACATCTTCTAGAACTAGAAAAAAATCCAGAAAATCTTGACATCGTAAATGAAATTTTTCGTTCGGCCCATACATTAAAAGGAATGTCCGCAACGATGGGATATGAAGATTTAGCCAACCTAACACATAAAATGGAGAATGTGCTTGACGGAATCCGCAATCATAAAATTCAAGTGACGGTTGAACTATTAGATGTTGTGTTTGCATCAGTAGATGATTTAGAAGCGATGGTGTTGGATATTGCAGCTGGAGGAGATGGAAAGCGTAATGTAACGGAAATCGTGCAAAAGCTTCAAAAAATCGAAAAAGGGGAAAGTTTAGAAAGTGATCCCTCTCAAGAAGTAGCAGCTGCTGTTGCAGAAGAATCTGTATCAACGAATCAACAATATGATGAATTTGAATTGACGGTCATTCAACAATCAACAGAACAAGGGTTCTCTTGCTATGAAATGACGGTGCGATTAAGATCAGATTGTTTGTTAAAGGCTGCTCGTGTCTATATGATTTTTGAAGTCTTGGAAAAATGCGGAGAAGTGATTAAATCCACTCCATCAGTCGAACAGCTAGAAGATGAACAATTTGATGACAGTTTCATGGTCACCATTGTAACCAAAGAGCCTAAAGAAGATATTGAGAAGAAAGTCATGAAAGTATCTGAAGTGGAATCCGTTGTGGGGACGGAAATATCAGCTGAATTCTTGCGGAAAAAGTCCGTTGAGAAAGAGGAAAAAATCGCAAAAGACCAGGATCACGTACAAAAAAACAATGCTACTACAAGTCAAACGTCCCAGAATAAGAAGAAACAGACGACATCTTCTACAGCGAAAAAATCAAGCAAAAAACAACAAGTGGTTTCTAATAAAACGATTCGTGTCAATATCGAAAGACTGGATATATTAATGAATTTATTTGAAGAGCTTGTCATTGACCGCGGTCGTCTAGAACAAATCTCTACTGATTTAAACCATCCTGAATTGAATGAAACTGTAGAAAGGATGTCAAGAATCTCTGGAGATCTTCAAAATATTATTTTAAATATGAGAATGGTTCCAGTAGAGACGGTATTTAACCGTTTTCCGCGCATGGTTCGCAAGTTAGCTCGTGACTTGAATAAACAAATCAATTTGGAAATTGTTGGGGCAGAAACTGAATTGGATCGAACTGTTATTGATGAGATTGGAGATCCATTAGTTCATTTAATCCGAAATGCACTCGATCATGGGATTGAAACCCCAGAGGTTCGAAAAGCAAATGGAAAGCCTGAAGAAGGGACGGTTGTTTTAAAGGCTTACCATAGTGGGAATCACGTTTTCATAGAAATTGAGGATGATGGAGCAGGAATTAACCGGGAAAAAGTATTACATAAAGCCCTTTCAAAAGGTGTAGTATCTGAAGAAGTGGCTGAAACTTTGACAGATAAACAAGTATATGAATTAATATTAGCTTCCGGTTTTTCTACTGCTGAGAAAGTGTCTGATGTTTCGGGTCGTGGAGTGGGCCTTGATGTTGTGAAAACGACGATTGAATCGCTGGGTGGATCGATTACCATTGATTCAGTTGAGGGAACAGGTTCAATTTTCTCGATTCAGCTGCCACTTACGTTGTCGATCATTTCGGTCATGTTAGTAGAAGTAGAAAAAGAAAAATATGCGATCCCCCTCTCATCCATTATTGAAACAGCTATTGTGAAAAAAGAAGATATACTGAATGCCCATAATCAGAAAGTGATCGATTTCCGAGGGAAAGTTGTGCCTCTTGTCTTTTTAGAAGAGGTGTTTGAAGTGCCGAATGAAAACGAAGAGGATGATTTCTACTCCATCGTAGTTGTTCGCAAGGGGGATAAAATGGCGGGCCTTGTTGTCGACTCCTTTATTGGGCAACAAGAAGTGGTATTAAAATCCCTTGGAGACTATTTAACCAATGTTTTTGCCATTTCCGGTGCAACAATCTTGGGGGATGGCCAAGTCGCTTTAATAGTAGATTGTAATTCTTTAATTAAATAA
- the fliR gene encoding flagellar biosynthetic protein FliR, with product MEIFIPKLSIFLLIFVRVSCFFVTMPLFSYRTIPSMHRIAFALVLSWMMYYSLDVTPFEINAEYYLLVLKEALVGLLIGFIAYMILAAVQIAGGFIDFQMGFAIANVIDPQTGAQSPLLGQYLYMFSLLLLLAVDGHHIILDGIFYSYQMIPMKEAFIPFGNENLAEYIVKAFNSMFIIAFQMAIPVVATLFLVDVALGIVARTVPQLNIFVVGFPIKIAVSFIVLLIVMGVILAVVQQLFGMMFIVMRDVMKLIGGT from the coding sequence ATGGAAATATTCATTCCGAAATTATCGATTTTTTTATTAATTTTTGTGCGAGTTTCTTGCTTTTTTGTGACGATGCCGTTATTTTCCTATCGAACGATTCCGAGCATGCATCGTATTGCTTTTGCCCTTGTCTTATCTTGGATGATGTATTATTCGCTCGATGTGACACCTTTTGAAATAAATGCCGAGTATTATTTACTTGTATTAAAGGAAGCTCTTGTTGGTCTTTTGATCGGTTTTATTGCCTATATGATCTTAGCGGCCGTCCAAATAGCCGGGGGATTTATTGATTTTCAAATGGGGTTTGCGATTGCCAATGTCATCGACCCACAGACAGGTGCCCAAAGTCCATTATTAGGTCAGTATTTGTATATGTTTTCCTTATTATTGTTACTCGCAGTTGATGGGCATCATATCATTTTAGACGGAATTTTTTATAGTTATCAAATGATTCCAATGAAGGAGGCATTTATCCCATTTGGAAATGAAAATCTCGCGGAATATATAGTCAAAGCTTTTAATTCCATGTTTATTATCGCTTTCCAAATGGCAATCCCTGTTGTTGCCACATTATTTTTAGTAGATGTTGCCTTAGGAATTGTGGCGAGAACGGTGCCACAATTAAATATTTTTGTAGTCGGTTTTCCGATTAAAATCGCGGTTTCATTTATCGTGTTACTCATTGTAATGGGAGTCATCTTAGCTGTTGTTCAACAATTATTTGGAATGATGTTTATCGTGATGCGCGATGTGATGAAACTGATCGGGGGGACATAA
- a CDS encoding chemotaxis protein CheW: protein MTTTQSTTTLKVIAFQLMEKEYALPVRQVRSIEKLMHITRVPGTSPFVKGVINLRGVVTPIIDLRKRFQLPNETYDDTTRIIIAAIDDLEVGLVVDGANDVLDIPSEAIEPQPEVVGAVEADYITGVAKLEKRLLILLSLEKVLN from the coding sequence ATGACAACTACACAATCTACAACCACTTTAAAGGTGATTGCTTTTCAATTGATGGAAAAAGAGTATGCCCTTCCTGTCCGACAAGTACGATCAATTGAGAAATTGATGCATATTACACGTGTACCAGGAACGTCGCCATTTGTGAAAGGAGTGATTAATTTACGAGGGGTTGTCACTCCGATCATTGATTTAAGAAAGAGATTTCAGCTTCCGAATGAAACATATGATGATACGACAAGAATCATCATCGCTGCGATCGATGACTTGGAAGTAGGACTTGTGGTGGACGGTGCCAATGATGTATTAGATATCCCGTCTGAAGCTATTGAACCACAGCCAGAAGTAGTGGGGGCTGTGGAGGCAGACTATATAACAGGGGTAGCAAAACTAGAAAAAAGACTTCTCATTCTATTAAGTTTAGAAAAAGTATTGAATTGA
- the fliQ gene encoding flagellar biosynthesis protein FliQ yields MSTEMVISLAERGVYTILIISGPLLLLALVVGLIVSIFQATTQIQEQTLAFIPKIVAVLVGVIFFGGWMLSKLVSYASEIFTNLTRFVG; encoded by the coding sequence ATGAGTACAGAAATGGTGATTTCATTAGCCGAAAGAGGCGTATACACGATTTTAATCATTAGTGGGCCATTATTATTATTAGCATTAGTCGTGGGTTTGATCGTAAGTATTTTTCAGGCAACAACACAAATTCAAGAGCAAACACTCGCATTTATTCCCAAAATAGTGGCTGTATTAGTAGGCGTGATTTTTTTCGGAGGGTGGATGCTTAGCAAACTAGTATCTTATGCATCTGAGATTTTTACGAATTTGACAAGGTTTGTCGGATGA